One segment of Streptomyces sp. NBC_00576 DNA contains the following:
- a CDS encoding ArsR/SmtB family transcription factor — MLTLARDIEVLARFGRALADPIRCRVLLALRDAHAYPADLADDLGVSRTRLSNHLACLRDCGLVVAVPDGRRTRYELADERLGHALDDLRTAVVAVEADKTCPDTETKGCC; from the coding sequence GTGCTGACTCTCGCCCGTGACATCGAGGTGCTGGCCCGGTTCGGCCGCGCGCTCGCCGACCCGATCCGCTGCCGCGTCCTGCTCGCCCTGCGCGACGCCCACGCCTACCCCGCCGATCTCGCCGACGACCTCGGCGTCTCCCGGACCCGGTTGTCGAACCACCTGGCGTGCCTGCGCGACTGCGGCCTGGTCGTCGCCGTGCCCGACGGCCGACGCACCCGCTACGAGCTGGCCGACGAACGTCTCGGCCACGCGTTGGACGACTTGCGCACCGCCGTGGTCGCCGTCGAGGCGGACAAAACCTGCCCGGACACGGAGACGAAGGGCTGCTGCTGA